Proteins encoded in a region of the Diadema setosum chromosome 20 unlocalized genomic scaffold, eeDiaSeto1 Scaffold_20_unloc_1, whole genome shotgun sequence genome:
- the LOC140245687 gene encoding toll-like receptor 3 — protein sequence MSFAAYGKLQVLILRWNALTQIEGNSFEHLLDLRVANVISLFEKNLLIYTPNLTRLYLHNNHLTTISANTYFPATLVRLDISYNPFTCDCSLAWFQNWLHTTNVNATPFNETLCSQSSFKEIVNLPLEAFYPGDFCGINAPLISGLISGSVIVTLPGLLIHRKRWWLNYKIFLLKLFVFGYKQQEEDVHANDYEYELNIMCQDGDDDWVHGVFRPALEERMPHLQRVAYGDEALRVSMYYIDAVHHIIETSYKTVLLISNHCVDDAWFITKVRVALEHVNETGLDKVILVFLEDIPDERLPYLVRLFLSRNRPNLVWTKDHDGQDLFWAYFEKSMQTNPQINHVFPI from the exons atgtcgTTTGCTGCATATGGAAAGCTCCAAGTCCTGATTTTGCGATGGAACGCGCTGACTCAGATCGAGGGAAATTCGTTCGAGCATCTCCTAGACTTGAGAGTG GCTAATGTGATATCTCTGTTTGAGAAAAATCTTCTCATCTACACACCGAATCTCACAAGGTTGTACCTTCATAATAATCATCTCACTACAATTTCTGCAAACACATACTTTCCAGCGACTCTTGTGCGCCTTGATATCTCCTACAATCCTTTCACTTGTGACTGCAGCTTGGCATGGTTCCAAAACTGGCTCCATACCACCAACGTCAATGCCACCCCCTTTAATGAAACCCTGTGCTCACAGTCTTCCTTCAAAGAAATTGTGAACCTGCCACTTGAAGCATTCTATCCAGGTGACTTTTGTGGAATCAATGCACCACTCATCTCTGGACTTATCTCCGGCAGCGTCATAGTAACGTTACCGGGACTTTTGATTCACAGGAAACGCTGGTGGTTGAACTACAAAATCTTCCTGCTGAAGCTTTTTGTCTTCGGGTATAAGCAACAAGAAGAAGACGTACACGCAAATGACTATGAGTATGAGCTCAACATCATGTGccaagatggtgatgatgactgGGTTCACGGTGTCTTCAGACCTGCACTGGAAGAGAGAATGCCCCATCTCCAACGGGTTGCCTATGGCGACGAAGCTCTCAGAGTTTCAATGTACTACATTGATGCTGTTCATCACATCATCGAGACCAGCTACAAAACTGTTCTCTTGATCAGCAACCACTGTGTTGATGATGCCTGGTTCATCACCAAGGTCAGAGTGGCTCTGGAGCATGTGAATGAAACAGGACTTGACAAGGTGATCCTGGTATTTTTGGAAGACATACCAGATGAGCGGCTGCCATACCTGGTAAGACTCTTTCTGAGCAGAAACAGGCCTAACTTGGTTTGGACTAAGGACCACGATGGCCAGGACTTGTTCTGGGCTTACTTTGAGAAGAGCATGCAGACAAATCCACAGATCAATCATGTTTTTCCGATCTAA